Proteins encoded within one genomic window of Brassica rapa cultivar Chiifu-401-42 chromosome A09, CAAS_Brap_v3.01, whole genome shotgun sequence:
- the LOC103842616 gene encoding 50S ribosomal protein L4 — MAAASISRRIVRTFGSFSASGNGLTSLPCDLKCGIISLVSNRKHSTSILTPDDNFPYDLLAKKTLITPDRTIGQYQDLVIPVTNFQNEDKGFMVLAGDVFDVPIRKDIIHHVVRWQLAKRQQGTHSTKTISEVSGTGRKPWNQKGTGRARHGTLRGPQFRGGCVMHGPKPRSHAIKINKQVRRLGLKIALSARAAEGKLLVFDDMALPTHKTKNIVNYYNQMENTKKVLVVEGGPIDEKLKLATQNLHYVNILPSIGLNVYSILLHDTLVMSRDAVDKITERMHTPINR, encoded by the exons ATGGCTGCTGCTTCAATCTCAAGAAGAATCGTCCGCACTTTTGGATCCTTTTCAGCATCTGGAAATGGTTTAACCTCTCTTCCTTGTGATCTCAAG TGTGGAATAATAAGTTTGGTTTCCAACAGAAAGCACTCCACTTCTATCTTGACTCCTGATGACAATTTTCCTTATGATTTACTTGCCAAGAAGACGCTCATTACACCAGACCGAACCATTG GACAATATCAAGACTTGGTCATTCCGGTCACAAATTTTCAGAACGAAGACAAGGGCTTCATGGTTTTAGCGGGTGATGTCTTTGATGTTCCAATTAGGAAAGATATCATTCACCACGTCGTGAGATGGCAGCTTGCCAAACGCCAGCAG GGAACTCACTCGACCAAAACAATAAGTGAGGTTAGCGGAACTGGTAGAAAGCCATGGAACCAGAAGGGTACAGGCCGAGCTAGACATGGTACACTGCGTGGCCCCCAG TTCCGAGGTGGTTGTGTGATGCATGGGCCCAAACCAAGAAGCCATGCAATAAAGATCAATAAGCAGGTCCGAAGGCTTGGTCTGAAGATAGCACTCTCAGCTCGAGCCGCAGAAGGAAAA CTCCTGGTGTTTGATGATATGGCATTGCCAACGCATAAAACAAAGAACATTGTGAACTATTACAATCAAATGGAGAACACGAAGAAAGTCCTCGTTGTAGAAGGTGGGCCTATCGATGAGAAGCTGAAGCTAGCCACCCAGAATCTCCACTACGTCAACATACTCCCATCAATA GGGCTTAACGTTTACAGCATTTTGCTTCACGACACGCTTGTGATGTCCCGTGATGCTGTGGATAAGATCACTGAGCGTATGCACACTCCCATTAACCGTTAA
- the LOC103842617 gene encoding putative RING-H2 finger protein ATL12 codes for MNPPKAIFMLFLSIFFFLDYVSAQSPPPPPFLYAANGLFQPSLAIITGVFSIVFTLTFVLLIYAKCFHNDLRSETYEDGEIGRLDRLWQGLFSQSSRFSGLDKAAIESLPFFRFSALKGSKQGLECSVCLSKFEDVEILRLLPKCKHAFHIECIDEWLEQHATCPLCRNRVSIEDELSVFGGGSNNSMRIMSQLSESREEESSMEIYIEREEGIRDGSSRFSSFRKILNFGKNDNSLSLVEQGNEKCLHKFNHRIVVSDAVFKNRWSNVTPADLTFLTSNMLSSMSSDRFSSIDRVERGDLRDKEEIDMKRMVNNNKDSTRRVFSEITAVPRLSGMDASTASTSRSDVIAAVEERRRRLWLPIARKTAQWFVNREKKNELKTTGQDLNV; via the coding sequence ATGAATCCACCAAAAGCAATCTTCATGCTCTtcctctccatcttcttcttcttagattatgtctctgctcaatctcctcctcctcctccttttcTGTACGCAGCCAACGGCCTCTTTCAGCCGAGTTTAGCCATCATCACCGGAGTGTTCTCCATCGTCTTCACACTCACCTTCGTTCTCCTCATCTACGCCAAATGCTTCCACAACGACCTCAGATCGGAGACCTACGAAGACGGAGAGATAGGACGACTAGATCGTCTATGGCAAGGACTCTTCAGCCAATCTTCTCGATTCTCAGGTCTCGACAAAGCAGCAATCGAATCTCTTCCCTTTTTCAGATTCTCTGCTTTGAAAGGATCGAAACAAGGTCTTGAATGTTCTGTTTGTTTGTCTAAATTCGAAGATGTTGAGATTCTTAGGCTTCTGCCTAAATGCAAACACGCTTTTCATATAGAGTGTATTGATGAGTGGCTTGAGCAGCACGCTACGTGTCCTTTGTGTAGAAACAGAGTCTCCATTGAGGACGAGCTCTCTGTTTTTGGTGGTGGTAGTAACAATAGTATGAGAATCATGAGTCAGTTATCTGAGTCTAGAGAAGAAGAATCGAGCATGGAGATTTACATCGAACGCGAAGAAGGAATCAGAGATGGCTCTTCGAGATTCAGCAGCTTCCGGAAGATACTCAACTTTGGTAAAAACGATAACTCGTTGTCGCTTGTGGAACAAGGCAACGAGAAATGTCTGCACAAGTTCAATCATAGGATCGTTGTTTCAGATGCTGTGTTTAAGAACCGTTGGAGTAATGTGACTCCAGCTGATTTGACCTTTTTGACATCGAACATGTTGAGTTCGATGTCAAGCGACAGATTCTCGTCCATTGATCGAGTGGAGAGAGGTGACTTGCGTGACAAGGAAGAGATTGATATGAAGAGAATGGTTAATAATAACAAAGATTCTACTAGAAGAGTGTTTTCTGAGATCACCGCTGTTCCTAGACTCAGCGGTATGGACGCTTCTACAGCTTCTACGTCGAGGAGTGATGTGATTGCTGCGGTGgaggaaagaagaagaaggttgtGGTTGCCGATTGCTAGAAAGACGGCTCAGTGGTTTGTTAACAGAGAGAAAAAGAATGAACTAAAAACGACGGGACAAGATCTTAacgtttag
- the LOC103842771 gene encoding uncharacterized protein LOC103842771 codes for MNGEKGEDVAPRCRLSDPAHPHTLCRRDNPRPSLCFRCGPVNENDEDYDWNNIHYYCEICKLVFHEDCYMFPQGTRHPYHPHHPIYMTIRFSETRMESFKYGATEMASFLTALETTSTPMPDQNAVFETNNACHWCGNVLGLMFFRCLDCDFSLGAECMWQDPPFTITNSGSHEHPLTLFPRPLTEPCSSVCVFGGNMEVGYACDPCNYLVHLKCIQPPQAIHQDHLADTSSLPPPT; via the coding sequence ATGAATGGTGAAAAAGGAGAAGATGTCGCGCCAAGATGCCGTCTCTCTGATCCTGCTCATCCTCACACCCTTTGCCGCCGAGACAACCCTCGTCCTTCATTATGCTTTAGATGCGGCCCTGTAAATGAGAATGATGAGGACTATGACTGGAATAACATTCATTACTACTGTGAGATCTGCAAGCTCGTGTTCCACGAAGACTGTTACATGTTCCCACAAGGTACGCGACATCCTTATCACCCCCACCACCCTATCTACATGACCATTCGGTTTTCGGAAACAAGAATGGAATCATTCAAATACGGTGCGACCGAAATGGCCAGTTTCTTAACGGCTCTTGAGACCACGTCCACGCCCATGCCCGACCAGAATGCTGTTTTCGAAACCAACAACGCATGCCATTGGTGTGGAAACGTGCTTGGTTTAATGTTTTTTCGCTGTCTTGATTGTGATTTTAGTCTAGGCGCTGAGTGCATGTGGCAAGATCCTCCCTTTACGATTACAAATTCAGGTAGCCATGAACATCCTCTCACTTTATTTCCTAGACCACTCACAGAACCTTGTAGTAGTGTTTGTGTGTTCGGCGGAAACATGGAAGTAGGTTATGCTTGTGATCCATGTAACTACTTAGTCCATCTAAAATGCATCCAGCCACCACAAGCCATACATCAAGACCATCTCGCTGATACTTCATCTCTTCCACCACCTACATGA